One genomic region from Sciurus carolinensis chromosome 2, mSciCar1.2, whole genome shotgun sequence encodes:
- the Samd10 gene encoding sterile alpha motif domain-containing protein 10 isoform X1 — translation MFTELRSKLSPPRGRAGAVRAGLGERRDVDATAHFSFCRTLLEHTVSAESIPCHLPRTPGTSLTWHDSRSQRASSNRPIKLLQQPGTETPQGRLYSDHYGLYHTSPSLGGLTRPVVLWSQQDVCKWLKKHCPHNYLVYVEAFSQHAITGRALLRLNAEKLQRMGLVQEAQRQEVLQQVLRLQLPLEIYPSRCQGLNPRPQHCDHRPRPRMKTSWPHVPSRTPQDTMVAKSSLVDRQDHHLQAPVIPQSGRGLAWAAYLWPLLLGHKPIPWRCWNMWGSYLEPEWGSNDPQTPRESVYLCSLYYVTILLCLSHASLCSLVQFCILTELPGQPHSGTNCLGSLWPVFSPCPRQDPVDTTHVQSNSHQHSQAGIHVEHLANSVATLTVPASICED, via the exons CCACTGCCCACTTCAGCTTCTGCCGGACTCTCCTGGAGCACACCGTGTCAGCCGAGAGCATCCCCTGCCACCTGCCTCGAACACCAGGCACCAGCCTCACATGGCATGACTCCCGTAGCCAGAGGGCTTCCAGCAACAGGCCAATCAAACTCCTGCAGCAGCCTGGGACAGAGACTCCACAG GGCCGGCTGTACTCTGACCACTATGGCCTGTACCACACAAGCCCCTCACTGGGTGGCCTGACACGGCCTGTGGTCCTCTGGAGCCAGCAGGACGTCTGCAAGTGGCTGAAGAAACACTGTCCCCACAACTACCTCGTCTACGTGGAGGCCTTCTCCCAGCACGCCATCACTG GCAGAGCCCTACTGCGGCTAAATGCAGAGAAGCTACAGAGGATGGGGCTGGTGCAGGAGGCCCAGAGGCAAGAGGTGCTGCAGCAGGTGCTCCGCCTACAG CTTCCTTTGGAAATATATCCTAGCCGCTGCCAAGGCTTGAACCCCAGACCCCAGCACTGTGACCACAGGCCACGGCCAAGAATGAAGACAAGCTGGCCCCACGTACCCTCTCGGACCCCACAGGATACCATGGTGGCCAAGTCCAGCCTAGTGGACAGGCAGGACCACCACCTTCAGGCACCTGTGATTCCACAGTCAGGCCGTGGCCTGGCCTGGGCTGCTTATCTGTGGCCCCTCCTCCTGGGACATAAGCCCATCCCCTGGCGCTGCTGGAACATGTGGGGCAGCTACCTGGAGCCAGAGTGGGGTTCAAATGACCCCCAGACTCCCAGGGAGTCTGTTTATTTATGTTCCCTTTACTATGTGACCATCCTCCTTTGCCTGAGTCATGCATCTCTCTGCTCACTTGTCCAGTTCTGCATCCTCACAGAATTACCAGGCCAGCCACACAGTGGGACAAACTGCCTTGGCTCCCTTTGGCCTGTGTTTTCCCCCTGCCCCCGCCAGGACCCAGTAGACACAACCCATGTCCAGAGTAACAGTCATCAGCACAGCCAGGCAGGGATCCATGTGGAGCACCTTGCTAATTCTGTAGCCACCCTGACTGTACCTGCATCTATTTGTGAGGACTGA